In a genomic window of Punica granatum isolate Tunisia-2019 chromosome 6, ASM765513v2, whole genome shotgun sequence:
- the LOC116211061 gene encoding protein NUCLEAR FUSION DEFECTIVE 4-like, protein MPSRWLSLVAAIWLQSISGTNTNFPAYSSHLKQVMSISQVQLSNLAFANDAGKLFGWLSGIAALYLPLWVVLLMGAFLGLLSYGLQYLFLSGQIPTAELSYPLIFFLTVLAGNSICWLNTVCYIVIIGCFPSRSRQVAVGISTSYQGLSANIFTDIVDVVAPARTSAASPQMPSPMAGRRANTYLLLNSILPAIVSAVTAPFVKNKIARCEGASGLFRVLFAITIATGIFGVISSLGTISTGISPVYDVVGMGLLLLAPLIIPLTATIKGSWLGRGESALVIMNEGDGQVQRKQLAAGGLAPAAHDQAVLESGYGDHSGNISTAREDVGVKLMLRRMDFWLYFFMYLLGATLGLVYVNNLGQITESRGSSRTSSLVSLSSAFSFFGRLLPSLLDYLFYRPACVVALMAPMTGSFFLLLNPSNLCLYISTAVIGVCTGAITSISVSLTTELFGKKNFGVNHNVLVANIPIGSFVFGYLAAVLYRREGNGDGKCIGMECYRNTFIIWGSLCFLGTNLALLLYARSRSFYSQRSTGQQQ, encoded by the exons atgcCTTCAAGGTGGCTAAGCCTGGTGGCAGCGATATGGCTGCAGTCGATCAGCGGGACCAACACCAACTTCCCGGCGTACTCCTCTCACCTGAAGCAGGTGATGTCAATCTCCCAGGTTCAGCTCAGTAACCTGGCCTTTGCCAACGATGCTGGCAAGCTCTTCGGGTGGCTCTCTGGGATCGCTGCCCTCTATCTGCCCCTCTGGGTGGTCCTCCTCATGGGCGCCTTTCTCGGCTTGCTCAGTTATGGCTTGCAGTACCTCTTCCTCTCTGGCCAGATCCCCACGGCCGAGCTATCCTACCCGCTTATCTTCTTCCTCACTGTGTTGGCTGGCAACAGCATCTGCTGGCTTAACACGGTGTGCTACATAGTCATCATCGGCTGCTTCCCTTCCAGAAGCCGACAGGTAGCTGTTGGGATATCCACAAGCTACCAGGGCCTCAGTGCCAATATTTTCACCGACATAGTCGATGTGGTAGCACCAGCACGAACATCTGCAGCATCCCCTCAGATGCCTTCACCCATGGCGGGAAGAAGAGCCAACACCTACCTCCTCCTTAACTCCATCCTGCCAGCCATTGTCTCAGCAGTGACTGCACCCTTTGTTAAGAACAAGATAGCTAGGTGTG aaggtGCCAGTGGACTATTTAGGGTGTTGTTTGCAATAACGATAGCCACCGGAATCTTTGGGGTGATTAGTAGCCTGGGAACAATCTCGACCGGAATATCACCAGTGTACGATGTCGTTGGAATGGGGTTGTTATTGCTGGCCCCACTCATAATTCCGCTGACAGCGACCATCAAAGGGTCATGGCTAGGCCG TGGGGAGAGTGCACTAGTTATCATGAACGAAGGTGACGGTCAGGTGCAGAGGAAGCAGCTGGCCGCTGGTGGGTTAGCGCCAGCAGCTCACGATCAAGCAGTACTTGAGTCAGGATATGGTGATCACTCTGGGAATATCAGCACCGCTAGGGAGGATGTCGGGGTGAAATTGATGCTGAGAAGGATGGATTTTTGGCTATATTTCTTCATGTATTTGCTCGGTGCGACTCTTGGACTGGTGTACGTCAATAACTTGGGACAGATTACAGAATCCAGGGGTTCGTCCAGAACATCTTCCCTCGTATCGTTATCTTCTGCTTTCAGCTTCTTCGGCCGCCTCCTGCCTTCTCTCCTCGATTACCTCTTCTACAG ACCGGCATGCGTGGTCGCATTGATGGCCCCGATGACAGGGTCCTTTTTCCTGCTGCTCAACCCTAGCAATCTATGCCTCTACATCAGCACTGCAGTAATTGGCGTTTGCACCGGAGCCATCACGTCCATCTCTGTATCATTAACCACTGAGCTATTCGGGAAGAAGAATTTTGGCGTAAACCACAATGTTCTGGTAGCAAACATCCCGATAGGGTCATTTGTGTTTGGCTACTTAGCAGCTGTTCTGTATCGTCGGGAAGGGAATGGAGATGGGAAATGCATCGGAATGGAATGCTATCGCAATACCTTCATCATCTGGGGAAGCCTTTGCTTCCTCGGTACAAACCTGGCTTTGTTACTATACGCTCGCTCACGTAGCTTCTACTCCCAAAGATCAACCGGACAGCAACAGTAA